A part of Rhodamnia argentea isolate NSW1041297 chromosome 8, ASM2092103v1, whole genome shotgun sequence genomic DNA contains:
- the LOC115738127 gene encoding protein THYLAKOID ASSEMBLY 8, chloroplastic, with the protein MTATFSLHSISPTSLNPPPRKPTPAAAGHLPIRCGPRDNRGPLVKGRSLSTEAIQAVQSLKRAHRADPAAAATTALPSHLRGSLTRLLKSDLLAALRELLRQDRCTLALQVLAVVRSEYRPVELSLYADVASALARQGMGEEMDALVEELEREGPIEWGNKAMPRLLKAVIGAGRRESTVRIYGLMRRSGWGPGAKVEDHAVKVMSRGLRRMGEVGLADEIDEEFGYGHDRANQGREVLRV; encoded by the coding sequence ATGACCGCAACCTTCTCTCTCCACTCCATCTCCCCAACTTCCCTCAACCCGCCACCGCGCAAACCTACTCCCGCCGCTGCCGGCCATCTCCCCATACGGTGCGGCCCCAGAGACAACCGCGGGCCCCTCGTGAAGGGCCGCAGCCTCAGCACCGAGGCGATCCAGGCCGTCCAGTCCCTCAAGCGCGCGCACCGGGCCGACCCGGCCGCCGCGGCCACCACGGCCCTCCCCTCCCACCTCCGCGGCTCCCTCACGCGCCTCCTCAAGTCCGACCTCCTCGCCGCCCTCCGCGAGCTCCTCCGGCAGGACCGGTGCACCCTCGCCCTCCAGGTCCTCGCCGTCGTCCGGTCCGAGTACCGGCCCGTCGAGCTCTCCCTCTACGCCGACGTGGCGTCGGCGCTGGCGAGGCAGGGGATGGGGGAGGAGATGGACGCGCTGGTGGAGGAGCTGGAGCGGGAGGGTCCCATCGAGTGGGGGAACAAGGCGATGCCGAGGCTGCTGAAGGCCGTGATCGGCGCGGGGAGGAGGGAATCGACGGTCAGGATTTACGGGCTGATGAGGAGGAGCGGGTGGGGCCCGGGGGCCAAGGTGGAGGATCATGCGGTCAAGGTTATGAGCCGGGGGCTGAGGAGGATGGGGGAGGTGGGATTGGCCGATGAGATTGACGAGGAGTTTGGGTATGGTCATGATAGAGCTAATCAAGGTCGGGAGGTGTTGAGAGTTTAG
- the LOC115738125 gene encoding protein JINGUBANG-like, whose product MEDGERDGQMASPDDSPNSSPPNPSFRITPRRKFLRTISTKEPSFAEIFPPTISPPRLSNPTLPTSPLSSPLRRFTASKTAAAAVASEASYRCISSLLKKDGQILSIAVSGNLMYTGSEQNVIRVWKLPELIECDRLKTKASMAIALAVSNDMVYAAFADFKIRVWRRVWDGRLKHVRLGTIPKTGGYVRSYIAGKDKMVKHLGPITSLAVSTADDILYSSSVDRTVKVWRISDLRCIETFHAHPDAINALLVAEDDGVLFTASDDATVRVWRRDLCGGSRPHSLTVTLPAKQSPVKSLSLSPDSDALYGGCSDGYVHFWLKGWFSGQLQYGGCLQGHTHAVLCMASVGNVLVTASADLTSRVWARSQDGQHCCLAVLVGHRGPIRCVAAYHEGPMPSSSGGADGDGQLGSGDDHDREDGCTMICTGSLDGVLKLWKVTNSVNSSARDCSSKAGTDYFDI is encoded by the exons ATGGAAGATGGCGAGAGAGATGGCCAAATGGCCTCGCCGGATGATTCACCGAACTCCTCCCCTCCGAACCCATCTTTCCGAATCACTCCCCGCCGTAAGTTCCTAAGAACCATCTCCACCAAAGAGCCCTCCTTCGCAGAGATCTTCCCACCCACAATCTCTCCACCTCGGTTGAGCAACCCGACTCTCCCCACGTCCCCACTCTCCTCCCCGCTCCGCCGCTTCACCGCCTCCaagaccgccgccgccgccgtcgcctcTGAGGCTTCCTACAGGTGCATCTCCTCCCTCCTCAAGAAAGACGGCCAGATTCTCTCGATCGCCGTGTCGGGCAACCTGATGTACACAGGATCCGAGCAGAATGTGATCAGGGTTTGGAAGCTGCCGGAGCTCATAGAGTGCGACCGGCTCAAGACCAAGGCCTCCATGGCCATCGCGCTGGCGGTGTCGAATGACATGGTTTACGCAGCGTTCGCCGACTTCAAGATTCGAGTGTGGCGGAGGGTTTGGGACGGGAGATTGAAGCACGTCCGGCTGGGGACGATACCAAAGACCGGGGGCTACGTCCGAAGCTACATTGCCGGGAAAGATAAGATG GTGAAGCACTTGGGGCCCATAACCTCCCTCGCCGTCAGCACCGCCGACGACATCCTCTACTCCTCCTCCGTTGACCGGACCGTCAAGGTGTGGCGCATCTCTGACCTCCGCTGCATCGAGACCTTCCACGCCCACCCGGATGCCATCAATGCCCTCCTCGTTGCGGAGGACGATGGCGTACTCTTCACTGCCTCTGACGACGCCACTGTCCGCGTCTGGCGGCGGGACCTCTGCGGCGGCTCCCGCCCCCACTCCCTCACTGTCACCCTCCCTGCCAAGCAATCCCCCGTCAagtccctctccctctcccctgaCAGCGACGCCCTCTACGGGGGTTGCTCTGACGGTTATGTCCATTTCTGGCTCAAGGGCTGGTTCTCCGGCCAGCTCCAGTACGGCGGCTGCCTCCAAGGGCACACGCATGCGGTGCTCTGCATGGCGAGCGTGGGCAACGTCTTGGTTACCGCTTCGGCAGACTTGACTAGTCGGGTTTGGGCGCGCAGCCAAGACGGCCAACACTGTTGCCTGGCGGTCCTGGTCGGCCACAGGGGGCCGATCAGGTGCGTCGCAGCTTACCATGAAGGACCGATGCCATCGTCCTCTGGCGGGGCCGATGGGGACGGTCAATTAGGCAGCGGCGATGATCATGATCGCGAGGATGGGTGCACGATGATTTGCACCGGGAGTCTTGATGGGGTGTTGAAGCTGTGGAAGGTGACTAATAGTGTGAACAGCAGCGCAAGAGATTGTTCCTCTAAAGCTGGCACCGATTACTTTGACATTTGA